From one Plantibacter flavus genomic stretch:
- a CDS encoding DUF349 domain-containing protein, producing MTSPEIEPWGRVDDDGTVYVREADGERAVGQYPDGSKEEALAYFERKFTDLAGQVTLLEQRAKRGAPATDVAKAVKSITKQVESANAVGNLQALLTRLAALDGTVSELTEAQSQETKAALEEAARARLAIVEEAEQLAQQDPARVQWKQTSARLDELFAEWQRQQHDGPRLAKNDANDLWKRFRTARATIEQHRRAFYTELDSVHKEARAIKQKLVERAEALIAKGAEGIPAYRSLLDEWKASPRAGKRQDDALWAKFKAAGDAIYGAKAEIDARDNEEFQGNLDLKLAVLADAEPILADTNRDSARKALTDIQRRWDEIGKVPREQVRVVEDRLRKIEAHVKQLEDEHWKRNNPETKARTERLASQLADAIAKLEDEVEAARASGDADRLTAAIEALDARKAWLGAIR from the coding sequence GTGACCAGTCCAGAGATCGAACCGTGGGGTCGTGTCGACGACGACGGCACCGTCTACGTCCGTGAGGCCGACGGCGAACGAGCGGTCGGACAGTACCCCGACGGTTCCAAGGAGGAGGCGCTCGCGTACTTCGAGCGCAAGTTCACGGACCTCGCCGGACAGGTGACGCTCCTCGAGCAGCGCGCGAAGCGCGGTGCTCCGGCGACGGACGTCGCGAAGGCCGTGAAGTCGATCACCAAGCAGGTCGAGTCCGCCAACGCGGTCGGCAACCTGCAGGCGCTCCTGACCCGCCTCGCGGCGCTCGACGGCACCGTGAGCGAGCTGACCGAGGCGCAGAGCCAGGAGACCAAGGCAGCCCTCGAGGAAGCGGCGCGTGCGCGTCTCGCGATCGTCGAGGAGGCCGAGCAGCTCGCGCAGCAGGATCCGGCACGGGTGCAGTGGAAGCAGACCTCGGCGCGGCTCGACGAACTCTTCGCCGAGTGGCAGCGCCAGCAGCACGACGGACCTCGTCTCGCGAAGAACGACGCCAACGACCTCTGGAAGCGGTTCCGGACGGCACGCGCGACGATCGAGCAGCACCGTCGTGCGTTCTACACGGAGCTCGACTCTGTCCACAAGGAAGCACGCGCGATCAAGCAGAAGCTCGTCGAGCGCGCCGAGGCCCTCATCGCCAAGGGCGCCGAGGGCATCCCCGCCTACCGCAGCCTGCTCGACGAGTGGAAGGCCTCCCCGCGTGCCGGGAAGCGCCAGGATGACGCGCTCTGGGCGAAGTTCAAGGCCGCGGGCGACGCGATCTACGGTGCGAAGGCCGAGATCGACGCGCGCGACAACGAGGAGTTCCAGGGCAACCTGGATCTGAAGCTCGCGGTGTTGGCGGATGCCGAGCCGATCCTGGCCGACACGAACCGGGACTCGGCGCGCAAGGCGCTCACCGACATCCAGCGTCGGTGGGACGAGATCGGCAAGGTCCCGCGCGAGCAGGTCCGCGTCGTCGAAGACCGTCTCCGCAAGATCGAGGCCCACGTCAAGCAGCTCGAGGACGAGCACTGGAAGCGCAACAACCCCGAGACGAAGGCGCGCACCGAGAGGCTCGCGAGCCAGCTCGCCGACGCCATCGCCAAGCTCGAGGACGAGGTCGAGGCGGCGCGAGCCTCCGGTGACGCCGACCGGCTCACCGCGGCCATCGAGGCGCTGGATGCACGCAAGGCGTGGCTCGGGGCGATCCGCTAG
- a CDS encoding peptidylprolyl isomerase → MATSKGPDKEARAARARLRAYNARRTVHEHRSKRRVRDNVIAAAALVVVLAGATAAQVFFFAGGPGTPVATPTASADAGACGVTGATDGANTGEVPASTIAEDRDWSGEMTINDVVMNLTLDGACAPQGVSSFISLAQSGFYDGVTCHRLTTSGIYVLQCGDPDGTGTGGPGYSYGPVENAPTDDVYPAGTIAMARQGGNGYSNGSQFFLVYQDSTIPSDAAGGYTVLGQITSGLDQLVSGVVSGGVADGSGDGAPAVPATITSVTVQ, encoded by the coding sequence GTGGCAACGAGCAAGGGTCCGGACAAAGAGGCACGCGCAGCACGCGCACGGCTGCGCGCCTACAACGCCCGGCGCACCGTGCACGAGCACCGCTCCAAGCGCCGCGTCCGCGACAACGTGATCGCCGCTGCGGCGCTCGTCGTCGTCCTCGCCGGTGCCACGGCTGCGCAGGTGTTCTTCTTCGCCGGCGGTCCGGGCACCCCGGTCGCGACGCCCACCGCCTCCGCCGACGCCGGGGCCTGCGGTGTCACCGGGGCCACCGACGGCGCGAACACCGGCGAAGTCCCCGCGAGCACGATCGCCGAGGACCGCGACTGGAGCGGTGAGATGACGATCAACGACGTCGTCATGAACCTCACCCTCGACGGAGCCTGCGCGCCGCAGGGCGTCTCCTCCTTCATCTCCCTCGCCCAGTCCGGCTTCTACGACGGCGTCACCTGCCACCGCCTCACGACGAGCGGCATCTACGTCCTCCAGTGCGGCGACCCCGACGGCACCGGCACCGGCGGCCCCGGGTACAGCTACGGCCCGGTCGAGAACGCACCGACGGACGACGTCTACCCGGCCGGCACCATCGCCATGGCGCGCCAGGGAGGGAACGGCTACAGCAACGGCTCGCAGTTCTTCCTCGTGTACCAGGACTCGACCATCCCGTCCGACGCCGCCGGCGGCTACACCGTGCTCGGCCAGATCACGAGCGGTCTCGACCAGCTCGTCTCGGGTGTCGTGTCCGGCGGTGTCGCAGACGGCAGCGGTGACGGTGCTCCAGCGGTCCCCGCCACCATCACCTCGGTGACGGTCCAGTAG
- a CDS encoding replication-associated recombination protein A: MFSRGPGIAGAPVPLAVRMRPRSLEEVAGQQHLLRPGSPLVRLASDNEGTQAAVSVILWGPPGTGKTTLAQAIAHSSGRRFVELSAVTAGVKDVRQVMEEAMSSRDLYGSSTVLFLDEIHRFTKAQQDALLPGVENGWVILVAATTENPSFSVISPLLSRSLLLTLEQLSDDDLGILIDRAVTDPRGLAGRFTVTPEARAAIIQLSSGDARRALTALEAAAIAADSDLGAPVDPDELDLDDAGLLDVGDDDDEDDEDGVDDDSDTATRAPRGPVITDELVSQAVDRALLRYDRNGDEHYDVISAFIKSIRGSDVDAALHYLARMIEAGEDPRFIARRIIISAAEDIGIADPQALPIAVAAADAVQFIGMPEGRIPLAEAVVYLATAAKSNAAYVAIDQAIADVRAGAFGRVPKPMRDAHYAGAKRLGHGKGYRYPHDHPIGVVAQQYLPDELRDVRYYQPTDHGHERDISARLDKLRKIVRGE; the protein is encoded by the coding sequence ATGTTCAGTCGAGGACCCGGCATCGCCGGCGCACCGGTCCCGCTCGCGGTGCGCATGCGGCCCCGCAGCCTCGAGGAGGTCGCCGGCCAGCAGCACCTGCTCCGTCCCGGCTCGCCGCTCGTCCGCCTGGCGAGCGACAACGAGGGGACGCAGGCGGCCGTGTCCGTCATCCTCTGGGGCCCACCGGGCACCGGGAAGACGACGCTGGCGCAAGCCATCGCGCACAGCTCCGGTCGCCGGTTCGTGGAGCTCTCGGCCGTGACGGCGGGCGTCAAGGACGTCCGGCAGGTCATGGAGGAGGCGATGTCGAGCCGCGACCTCTACGGCAGCTCGACCGTCCTCTTCCTCGACGAGATCCACCGGTTCACGAAGGCCCAGCAGGACGCCCTGCTCCCCGGCGTGGAGAACGGCTGGGTCATCCTGGTCGCCGCGACGACCGAGAACCCGTCGTTCTCCGTCATCTCCCCGCTGCTGTCGCGTTCGCTGCTCCTCACGCTCGAGCAGCTGAGCGACGACGACCTCGGCATCCTCATCGACCGCGCCGTGACCGACCCGCGTGGCCTGGCCGGTCGCTTCACCGTGACGCCGGAGGCCCGCGCCGCGATCATCCAGTTGTCCTCCGGCGATGCCCGACGTGCCCTGACGGCGCTCGAGGCCGCCGCGATCGCCGCCGACTCCGATCTCGGCGCTCCGGTCGACCCCGACGAGCTCGATCTCGACGACGCAGGTCTCCTCGACGTCGGCGATGATGACGACGAAGACGACGAAGACGGGGTGGACGACGACTCCGACACCGCGACGCGGGCGCCCCGCGGCCCCGTCATCACCGACGAGCTCGTCTCGCAGGCGGTCGACCGAGCCCTGCTCCGATACGACCGCAACGGCGACGAGCACTACGACGTCATCAGCGCGTTCATCAAGAGCATCCGCGGATCCGACGTCGACGCCGCGCTGCACTACCTCGCTCGGATGATCGAGGCGGGGGAGGACCCGCGCTTCATCGCCCGCCGCATCATCATCTCCGCGGCCGAGGACATCGGCATCGCCGACCCGCAGGCGCTGCCCATCGCCGTGGCGGCCGCCGACGCCGTCCAGTTCATCGGCATGCCCGAGGGTCGCATCCCGCTCGCCGAGGCCGTGGTGTACCTGGCCACGGCCGCCAAGTCGAACGCGGCCTACGTCGCCATCGACCAGGCCATCGCCGACGTCAGGGCCGGAGCTTTCGGACGCGTACCGAAGCCGATGCGCGACGCCCACTACGCGGGCGCCAAGCGCCTCGGACACGGCAAGGGCTACCGCTACCCGCACGACCACCCGATCGGCGTCGTCGCCCAGCAGTACCTGCCCGACGAGCTGCGCGACGTCCGGTACTACCAGCCCACCGACCACGGCCACGAACGCGACATCTCGGCGCGGTTGGACAAACTCCGGAAGATCGTCCGGGGCGAGTGA